The DNA region ACAGGTCGGCCGGTGCGCCGGGTTCGAGCGTGCGGATCCGGTGCGGTTGATCGGCGCGGCCCAGAAACATCGTCAACGCGGTGTGGGCCGGCACCCGCTCGCGTCCGCCGAGCACCGCACCGCTGGGTGTTCGACGTGACACCGCGGCCCGCATCGCGGCCCAGGGATCGCCCGCCCCGAACGGCACGTCGGTGGACAGCGCCACCCGCACCCCGGCCGCCAGCAGCGAGGCGAGCCGCCAGAGCTGATCGTGTTCGGTGGCCGGAATGTCGGTGCGGTACTGATCGCCGCGCTCGGCGACGAAGTTGGGCTGGGTGACCACGGTGACCCGCAGGTCCGCCAGGTCGGCGATGAGGTCGGTCGGCACGATCGCGGCGTGTTCGATGCGGTCGCGGGGGTGGGCGCCGGCCGCACGCAGGGCCGCGAGCGTGACCACGAGTTGGCTGTCGGTCACGCAGTGCACGGCCACCGGATGGCCTCGGGCGTGGGTGCCGGCGATCCAGGCCGTGAGCCCGTCGAGGTCCAGGCTGTCGTCGTCAAGGATCTTCTTGGCCGGCCCCAGCGTCAGACCCACGATCGGCTGCTGGGCCGCATCCGCCGGCGCCATACAGTGCAACCGCTGCGGCAGGTCTCCGGATCGTCGTGCCGCCGCGAGGTTTTCGAGGTCGTCGCGGTCCTGGTCCGGGGTGGCGTCGGTGACGCCGGTGATGCCGAACCGGCTGAACTGCGCGCCGAGTGCCCGCAGCGACGGCGGGCGATCCGGCAGCGTCAGCGCGCCGTCGCCCCGGTGGAACCGACCGTCGGGATGATCCTCGAGGCCGAGTTTGCGCAGCGCCGCGGAGTTCAGGGTCCACAGCGCGCCGCTGCGGTGTTGGACCCGAACCGGATGTCGCGGGGCCAGCGCATCGAGGAGCCGACGATCGAGTGGACCGGCGACCGCGTCGTGGTAGCCGACCGCACGAATCCAACCGTCCTCGCCCGGTGCCGCGGCCCTCAGGATGTCGGCGAGGTCTTCGGCGGTGTGCGCCTTGCCCGGACCCACCCGCACCGAGGTGGCCGCCACGGCGGCGGCCCGCAGGTGCAGATGGTGGTCGTGCAATCCCGGCAGCACGGTGCCCCCGGCCGCGTCGAGCACGTCCTCACCCGCCTGCGGGGTCAGGTCGGCCCCGATCTCGTCGATGACGTCGGACACCCGGATGTCCACCACGTCACCGTCGAGCAGTGTCGCTTTGCGGATCAGCATGTGGCCCCGAGCCTTTGGCTCACCAGGTGGTCCACCGCACCGTTGTCGGCACCGAGTTCGGGTGCCGGCAGGAGGATTTCGGGCGCCCGCGGGGAGACCGCGGACTGTGCCGTCGCGCCCACCGCGTAACCGGCCGCGACCCCGGCCATTGACACCTCGATCAGCTCACCACCACCGCGGCGCAGCGAATCGAGCACGGCGACATAGGCTTCGATGCCGGTCAGCGGGTCGGCGAGGGCATCGCCCATGAACACCGGGCCGGTCTCGTCGCGGCAGACCAGTCCCCCGGCGACGGCGGCGTCGTCGCCGAAGGCCACCCGCCCGGAGTTGTCCCCGTCGTCGCCGTGCCCGCTGATTCGTGCCC from Mycolicibacterium sp. MU0053 includes:
- a CDS encoding amidohydrolase family protein — encoded protein: MLIRKATLLDGDVVDIRVSDVIDEIGADLTPQAGEDVLDAAGGTVLPGLHDHHLHLRAAAVAATSVRVGPGKAHTAEDLADILRAAAPGEDGWIRAVGYHDAVAGPLDRRLLDALAPRHPVRVQHRSGALWTLNSAALRKLGLEDHPDGRFHRGDGALTLPDRPPSLRALGAQFSRFGITGVTDATPDQDRDDLENLAAARRSGDLPQRLHCMAPADAAQQPIVGLTLGPAKKILDDDSLDLDGLTAWIAGTHARGHPVAVHCVTDSQLVVTLAALRAAGAHPRDRIEHAAIVPTDLIADLADLRVTVVTQPNFVAERGDQYRTDIPATEHDQLWRLASLLAAGVRVALSTDVPFGAGDPWAAMRAAVSRRTPSGAVLGGRERVPAHTALTMFLGRADQPHRIRTLEPGAPADLCVLTAAPEQALARLDADLVAATVIGGEVVYRSVR